In Campylobacter concisus, a single window of DNA contains:
- a CDS encoding flagellar protein — protein MSSAWDYEANACSSDGKFSAKFEGYEVAMGAPTLGELRLFINSKHCLKLKNEPSNHEKRLSNFDQNLVKDDDALQILLSERATACFLFSEDSKFLAFSEWTADKMQIVKVVHLADMSIKTDNRRKRVVEFLSFNDGLLEILDSPIFMPKNYTLDIRTLFDDKI, from the coding sequence ATGAGCTCGGCTTGGGACTATGAGGCAAATGCGTGTAGCAGTGATGGCAAATTTAGCGCCAAATTTGAAGGCTATGAGGTCGCTATGGGCGCTCCAACCCTTGGCGAGCTACGACTTTTTATAAATAGCAAGCACTGTCTAAAATTAAAAAATGAGCCTTCAAACCACGAAAAAAGACTATCAAATTTTGATCAAAATTTAGTTAAAGATGACGATGCGCTTCAAATTTTACTTAGCGAAAGGGCGACTGCTTGCTTTTTGTTTTCAGAGGACTCTAAATTTCTAGCTTTTTCTGAATGGACGGCAGATAAAATGCAGATCGTAAAGGTAGTGCACCTAGCCGATATGAGCATAAAAACTGATAATAGGCGCAAAAGAGTAGTGGAATTTCTCTCATTTAATGATGGCTTGCTTGAAATTTTAGACTCGCCGATCTTTATGCCTAAAAACTACACACTGGATATCCGCACACTTTTTGACGATAAAATTTAA
- a CDS encoding GatB/YqeY domain-containing protein — protein MSIREQILADIKEAMKAKDEFKRDTLRTLNAALKQVEVDQRIEMTDEVVLPLLQKEIKKRADSVELYIKGTREDLAKKEQGEIELIKAYLPAQLSDEELKEKIKKIIERAGKNLGAVMKMAKDEIGASAEAKRISMIAKELLA, from the coding sequence ATGAGTATAAGAGAGCAAATTTTAGCTGATATAAAAGAGGCTATGAAGGCAAAAGATGAGTTTAAAAGAGATACTTTAAGAACGCTAAATGCAGCACTTAAGCAGGTCGAAGTCGATCAAAGGATTGAAATGACTGATGAAGTGGTACTTCCGCTACTTCAAAAGGAGATCAAAAAGAGGGCTGACTCGGTTGAGCTTTATATAAAAGGTACTAGAGAGGATTTGGCTAAAAAAGAGCAGGGTGAGATTGAGCTTATTAAGGCATATTTGCCAGCACAACTAAGTGATGAAGAGCTTAAAGAGAAAATAAAAAAGATTATTGAAAGAGCTGGCAAAAATTTAGGTGCCGTAATGAAAATGGCAAAAGATGAGATAGGAGCAAGTGCTGAAGCAAAACGCATAAGTATGATCGCAAAAGAGCTTTTGGCTTAA
- a CDS encoding Ppx/GppA phosphatase family protein — protein sequence MVIAIDLGSNTFRVALVKKEQNGFSNEQIYEKIVGAARGLNESGKIADESKNRLFEAITEAKSKFDFSKFKCIAVATEAFRVASNSGKIFSEIREKFDINFHIIGGKAEAKLTFLGVQNAFKKLGINDNFSIIDIGGASSEIGENGNFMSFKFGIITFFEKFKTLDLMQKNAKFYTKDAREFLNSLKNKFIVLTSGVPTTIAALRLGLNYENYDPKKVSGYELRDDDLAWFVNELLKMDDKSADVAVGRSRKYPLIAGTLLLEELLIGQEAKFLVIDDGLREGVGVAYLQGKFQEIITNF from the coding sequence TTGGTTATAGCGATCGATCTTGGCTCAAACACATTTCGCGTAGCACTTGTCAAAAAAGAACAAAATGGCTTTAGTAATGAGCAAATTTATGAAAAGATAGTAGGAGCTGCTAGAGGGCTAAATGAAAGTGGCAAGATAGCAGATGAGTCCAAAAATAGGCTCTTTGAAGCGATAACAGAGGCTAAAAGTAAATTTGATTTTTCTAAATTTAAGTGTATTGCGGTTGCGACTGAGGCTTTTAGGGTAGCGTCAAATAGCGGGAAAATTTTTAGCGAGATAAGAGAGAAATTTGACATAAATTTTCACATCATCGGTGGTAAAGCAGAAGCAAAGCTTACATTTTTGGGTGTTCAAAATGCTTTTAAAAAGCTTGGAATCAATGATAATTTTAGCATCATTGACATCGGTGGAGCAAGTTCAGAGATTGGTGAAAATGGAAATTTTATGAGTTTTAAATTTGGCATTATTACATTTTTTGAGAAATTTAAAACGCTTGATCTGATGCAAAAAAATGCAAAATTTTATACAAAAGATGCAAGAGAATTTTTAAATAGCTTAAAAAATAAATTTATCGTGCTGACTTCTGGCGTACCAACTACTATCGCAGCGCTACGACTAGGACTTAACTACGAGAACTATGATCCAAAAAAAGTAAGCGGATATGAGCTTAGAGATGATGATCTTGCCTGGTTTGTAAATGAGCTTTTAAAGATGGACGATAAGAGCGCTGATGTGGCGGTTGGAAGAAGCAGAAAGTATCCGCTCATCGCTGGAACCTTGCTTTTAGAGGAGCTTTTAATCGGGCAAGAAGCAAAATTTTTAGTTATTGACGATGGGCTTAGAGAGGGTGTTGGGGTGGCCTATCTGCAAGGAAAATTTCAAGAAATTATCACAAATTTTTAG
- a CDS encoding inorganic phosphate transporter, with the protein MLRDNLLAFVIFAICSVGFFVWGYQYIPTNNYFLFLIAGMFGLFMAFNIGGNDVANSFGTSVGAKTLTLKQALIIAAIFELSGAIFAGSEVTNTIRNEIVKFPSDLNPMKFVIIMISALLSSGLWLFYASKKGLPVSTTHSIVGGIVGAGLAMGFMIKDPEPFSMVSWSEIGRIAVSWVISPLLGGVMSYIIFGYVKSKIIEPTHELKMNLKALKAERKAYKESFIKALKTKPAEEQIATLSKIAVIDEDEIETTEYSEYRSKIRIMKDGEKEIDTFKAMKKHIPIIAGFAAMVISSMMLFKGLEHINLAFSIIQTVWIIFVIGALAYLASLAIINVMSKNDSEKSINRIFSWFQIFTASSFAFSHGANDIANAVGPFAAVLDVLKTGSINESSPIPSIAMVTFGISLVVGLWFLGKEVITTIGSKLAEILPTTGFSAELASSIVILLATKLGIPVSSTHILIGAVLGIGIVNKNANWKMVRPIILAWLITLPAAAISSAIFYFALAKFLGV; encoded by the coding sequence TTGCTTCGAGATAACTTATTAGCATTTGTTATTTTTGCAATTTGTAGCGTTGGATTTTTCGTTTGGGGCTATCAGTACATCCCGACAAATAACTACTTTTTATTCTTGATCGCTGGCATGTTTGGTCTTTTTATGGCCTTTAATATCGGTGGAAATGACGTTGCAAATAGCTTTGGCACAAGCGTTGGTGCTAAGACGCTAACACTTAAGCAAGCTCTCATCATCGCAGCTATTTTTGAGCTTAGCGGTGCGATATTTGCAGGATCAGAGGTTACAAATACGATTAGAAACGAGATCGTGAAATTTCCAAGCGATCTAAACCCGATGAAATTTGTCATCATCATGATCTCAGCCCTTCTTAGCTCAGGCCTTTGGCTATTTTACGCATCCAAAAAAGGTCTGCCAGTCTCGACCACTCACTCGATCGTTGGCGGCATCGTTGGCGCAGGACTTGCTATGGGTTTTATGATAAAAGATCCAGAGCCATTTAGCATGGTCTCATGGAGCGAGATCGGTAGAATCGCCGTAAGTTGGGTCATTTCGCCACTGCTTGGCGGCGTGATGTCTTACATTATATTTGGCTATGTAAAAAGTAAGATTATCGAGCCAACACATGAACTTAAAATGAATCTAAAAGCTCTAAAAGCTGAGCGAAAAGCATATAAAGAAAGCTTCATAAAAGCACTAAAAACAAAGCCAGCTGAGGAGCAAATAGCTACTCTTTCAAAGATCGCAGTTATCGACGAGGACGAAATCGAAACCACTGAATACAGCGAGTATCGCTCAAAAATTCGCATCATGAAAGATGGTGAAAAAGAGATAGACACTTTTAAAGCGATGAAAAAGCACATCCCAATCATCGCTGGATTTGCCGCGATGGTGATCTCGTCGATGATGCTTTTTAAAGGGCTAGAGCATATAAATTTAGCCTTTAGTATCATCCAAACCGTCTGGATCATCTTTGTGATTGGGGCTCTAGCGTATCTTGCAAGCCTTGCTATTATAAACGTCATGAGCAAAAACGATAGCGAAAAAAGTATCAATAGAATTTTCTCATGGTTTCAAATTTTTACCGCTTCATCTTTTGCATTTTCACACGGCGCAAACGACATTGCAAACGCAGTTGGACCATTTGCCGCTGTGCTTGATGTGCTAAAGACTGGCTCTATAAACGAAAGCTCGCCGATACCTAGCATCGCAATGGTAACATTTGGCATCTCACTTGTCGTCGGACTTTGGTTTTTAGGCAAAGAGGTGATCACCACCATCGGCTCAAAACTAGCTGAAATTTTACCGACAACTGGCTTTAGTGCCGAGCTTGCCTCAAGTATCGTCATACTTCTAGCTACAAAGCTTGGCATACCAGTTAGCTCGACGCATATCCTAATAGGCGCGGTTTTGGGCATTGGCATCGTAAATAAAAATGCAAACTGGAAAATGGTAAGACCAATCATTCTTGCTTGGCTC